In a single window of the Candidatus Omnitrophota bacterium genome:
- a CDS encoding methionine--tRNA ligase subunit beta, producing the protein MVLYEDFKKLDIRVARVIEVKEHPDADKLYVLSIDTGCATKQIVAGLRSEYSAEDLVGKKVIVIDNLESATIRGEESNGMLLAASDDGKPVLLVPERDVPEGSPIS; encoded by the coding sequence ATGGTGCTTTACGAAGATTTCAAAAAACTTGATATTCGTGTTGCCAGGGTGATAGAGGTCAAGGAGCATCCCGACGCCGATAAGCTTTACGTACTTTCGATCGATACGGGATGTGCAACAAAGCAGATCGTAGCGGGCTTGCGTTCAGAGTATTCGGCGGAGGATCTGGTGGGCAAAAAGGTTATCGTCATTGATAACCTTGAGAGTGCGACCATAAGGGGCGAGGAGTCCAACGGAATGCTGCTTGCCGCCAGCGATGACGGCAAGCCAGTGCTGCTTGTGCCTGAACGTGATGTCCCTGAAGGCTCGCCGATATCATAG
- a CDS encoding RNA 2'-phosphotransferase, whose protein sequence is MMRNFQDKKIRISKFLSYVLRHDPGKYHLQPGKNGFVSLTEILNLLKKRHKGFTGEELLELVESDPKGRFEIKERRIRARYGHSYDVLPTGEQTDPPEALFHGTSRQNANKILASGLHPMGRKYVHLSLSSSDAYAVGNRHDPEPVVLRILSARAAEEGIKFYKAGSVFLVDHVPAEFIEESGEG, encoded by the coding sequence ATGATGAGGAATTTCCAGGATAAAAAGATAAGGATCAGTAAATTCCTCTCGTATGTTCTCAGGCATGATCCCGGTAAGTATCATCTCCAGCCGGGCAAAAACGGTTTCGTGAGCCTTACGGAAATCCTGAACTTGTTGAAAAAAAGGCATAAGGGTTTTACCGGCGAGGAGCTCCTCGAACTTGTTGAAAGCGATCCCAAAGGCCGTTTCGAGATCAAAGAAAGAAGGATCCGTGCCAGATACGGCCACTCATATGATGTTCTGCCGACTGGTGAACAGACAGACCCCCCCGAAGCTCTTTTTCATGGAACTTCCAGGCAGAACGCGAACAAGATACTAGCCTCTGGCCTTCATCCGATGGGACGCAAATACGTGCATCTCAGCCTTTCATCCAGTGACGCCTATGCGGTCGGGAACAGGCATGATCCTGAACCGGTGGTTCTCCGGATATTGTCGGCCAGGGCCGCAGAAGAGGGCATAAAGTTCTACAAAGCCGGGAGCGTGTTTCTTGTTGATCATGTGCCGGCGGAGTTTATCGAAGAAAGCGGAGAGGGTTAA
- a CDS encoding NAD(P)H-hydrate epimerase → MTASQCCLCLNVMSLKARRYHRIRRYGLQIKKRQRIFISASLIYPGGDIYFMKKSVTSREMSEIDRKAREEYGITQSFLMENAGRSVAEEVLADNYPTGSRKIALLCGKGNNGGDGFVAARYLTEKIPGELTVYITDRSSVKEGAALDNLKKILDMGISVKPFDKFIVADNSPTIVVDSIFGTGFKGDLRPEIRKVSEMVNNGPVKVYAVDVPSGLDATTGKAASGCFRADKTVTFGLAKKGFFLQDGPEVCGQVVVKDIGFPQSLLREYIS, encoded by the coding sequence ATGACGGCAAGCCAGTGCTGCTTGTGCCTGAACGTGATGTCCCTGAAGGCTCGCCGATATCATAGGATTCGGAGGTATGGGTTGCAGATTAAAAAGAGGCAGAGAATTTTCATCTCTGCCTCTTTGATTTATCCTGGAGGAGACATATATTTCATGAAAAAAAGCGTTACATCCCGCGAGATGTCCGAAATAGACAGAAAAGCCCGGGAGGAATACGGCATCACGCAGTCTTTTCTCATGGAGAACGCCGGGCGTTCTGTCGCCGAGGAGGTTCTGGCCGATAATTATCCAACAGGCTCCCGGAAAATAGCGCTGCTTTGTGGTAAGGGTAACAATGGAGGGGACGGTTTTGTCGCTGCCAGGTATCTGACCGAAAAAATCCCAGGCGAACTTACCGTTTACATTACAGATAGATCATCCGTCAAAGAGGGGGCGGCACTTGATAATCTGAAGAAGATCCTTGACATGGGGATTAGCGTAAAACCATTTGATAAGTTCATTGTTGCGGACAACAGTCCTACTATTGTGGTCGATTCGATATTCGGTACGGGATTCAAAGGGGACCTGCGTCCGGAAATAAGGAAAGTCTCTGAAATGGTGAATAATGGTCCGGTTAAAGTATATGCTGTAGATGTTCCTTCCGGACTGGATGCCACTACAGGTAAGGCCGCTTCGGGTTGTTTCCGGGCGGATAAGACCGTCACCTTCGGTCTCGCCAAGAAGGGGTTCTTTCTCCAGGATGGTCCTGAAGTTTGCGGGCAGGTGGTCGTCAAGGATATAGGTTTTCCCCAGAGTCTTCTCCGGGAGTACATATCCTGA
- the thiC gene encoding phosphomethylpyrimidine synthase ThiC, which yields MIKVKEPLIKKAAGGEDASLFEIVEGLEKGLVVVPSNKKRRIGKPCAIGRGMKTKVNANLGLSPGHSDIGKEMKKMKVAVETGADAVMDLSTGPLLGKLRRKILDECPVPVGTVPVYEVASSRGDMAAADEQEFIDVLIRQAEEGVDFFTIHSGITLEATRLMEKKPRVMNIVSRGGALLASWMLKNQRENPFLSRFDEVLKIAKKHNITLSLGDSLRPGTICDATDRFQIGELFVLGEQQQEAFGAGVQVMIEGPGHVPMDQIEANVKLQKTVCHGAPFYVLGPLVTDSAPGYDHIVGAIGGAIAAWHGADFLCYVTPAEHVRLPMEEDVRQGVIASKIAAHAADIVKGIPSAYARDRQISQARSERDWKKQFALSLDPVDPQIRRKADKPKEKDVCSMCEDYCSIKIMEKSLKQKKK from the coding sequence ATGATCAAAGTGAAAGAACCCCTCATAAAAAAAGCGGCCGGTGGTGAAGACGCCAGCCTTTTCGAAATAGTGGAAGGCCTTGAGAAGGGCCTGGTAGTGGTCCCATCGAACAAGAAGCGGAGGATTGGCAAACCTTGTGCTATCGGCAGGGGAATGAAAACCAAGGTAAATGCCAATCTCGGCCTCTCTCCCGGTCACTCTGACATCGGTAAAGAGATGAAAAAAATGAAGGTCGCGGTAGAGACAGGAGCCGACGCCGTGATGGACCTCTCCACGGGGCCCCTGCTAGGTAAATTGCGCAGGAAAATACTTGATGAGTGTCCCGTTCCGGTGGGTACCGTACCCGTTTACGAGGTCGCCTCTTCACGGGGAGATATGGCTGCTGCGGATGAACAGGAATTTATCGATGTTCTCATCCGGCAGGCCGAAGAAGGGGTGGATTTTTTCACGATACATTCGGGCATTACTCTAGAAGCTACCCGCCTCATGGAAAAGAAGCCACGCGTCATGAATATTGTAAGCCGCGGCGGGGCTCTTCTGGCTTCATGGATGCTGAAGAACCAGAGAGAGAACCCGTTTCTGTCGAGATTTGACGAAGTTCTGAAGATAGCGAAAAAACACAATATAACCTTAAGTTTGGGCGACAGCCTAAGGCCCGGGACCATCTGCGACGCTACGGACCGTTTCCAGATAGGAGAGCTTTTTGTGCTGGGTGAGCAGCAGCAGGAGGCTTTTGGCGCGGGGGTGCAGGTCATGATAGAAGGGCCGGGGCATGTGCCGATGGATCAGATAGAAGCGAACGTCAAGCTCCAGAAGACCGTTTGCCATGGCGCACCGTTTTACGTGCTGGGACCGCTGGTGACCGATTCAGCTCCCGGGTATGACCATATAGTCGGCGCCATAGGCGGAGCGATCGCGGCCTGGCACGGAGCTGATTTTCTGTGTTATGTGACCCCGGCCGAGCATGTGAGACTACCCATGGAGGAGGACGTGCGTCAGGGAGTTATCGCTTCAAAAATAGCGGCGCATGCCGCTGACATAGTAAAGGGCATACCCTCCGCGTACGCACGGGACAGGCAAATATCCCAGGCGCGCTCAGAACGTGACTGGAAAAAACAGTTCGCTCTTTCGCTTGATCCTGTTGATCCCCAGATCAGACGTAAAGCGGACAAACCTAAGGAAAAGGACGTCTGCAGCATGTGCGAGGATTATTGTTCAATAAAGATCATGGAAAAAAGCCTGAAACAGAAAAAGAAGTAA
- a CDS encoding thiamine-phosphate pyrophosphorylase has protein sequence MDKGVYRIIDANLNRVMEGIRVCEDIIRFASDNQKLTARLKDLRHEVFDSIRDLRKEHLEELVDARNLNDVGIKSNASEKNRESLVDLFLANTQRGKESLRVLEEVLKLFDGELSQKYKKLRFKLYGIEKSAVKDLEGIDL, from the coding sequence ATGGATAAGGGAGTATACAGGATTATCGATGCTAATTTGAACAGGGTGATGGAGGGCATACGCGTCTGTGAAGATATTATACGGTTCGCCTCCGATAACCAGAAACTCACCGCCCGGCTCAAGGACCTGAGGCATGAGGTATTCGATTCAATAAGGGACTTGCGTAAAGAGCACCTTGAAGAACTGGTGGATGCCCGAAATCTCAATGACGTAGGCATTAAATCCAATGCTTCGGAGAAGAACAGGGAAAGCCTTGTTGACCTTTTTCTGGCAAACACCCAGAGGGGGAAGGAATCCCTGCGGGTTCTTGAGGAAGTTCTTAAGCTTTTTGACGGTGAACTTTCCCAGAAATACAAGAAGCTGCGGTTCAAGCTTTACGGAATAGAAAAATCAGCGGTAAAGGACCTGGAAGGAATCGATTTGTGA
- a CDS encoding sugar kinase has product MKLTVIGSTALDSIETPFGKKEEILGGSATYASISASFYTPVNLISVVGSDFPQKYIRLFKKRNIDITGLEKKRGKTFRWKAKYRYDMNYAETLDTRLGVFDDFRPVIPKNVSSKCNLLLANIDPELQSYIFHQINPTGLVACDTMNLWIENSRKSLLKLLGKVDLFLLNDAEARQISGETNLIEAARFIASKGTKMIVIKKGEHGALFFSEGLRFMVPAYLLETIKDPTGAGDTFAGGMLGYISKHSRITDKVLRRALVYGSIMASFAVERFSADGLLKTKPADVQRRIRHFEKLTRF; this is encoded by the coding sequence ATGAAACTTACAGTTATCGGATCGACCGCATTGGACAGCATTGAAACCCCTTTCGGTAAAAAGGAAGAGATACTGGGAGGGTCTGCCACATACGCTTCCATAAGTGCTTCTTTTTACACCCCTGTCAACCTTATAAGCGTTGTGGGCTCGGATTTTCCGCAGAAATATATCAGGCTTTTCAAGAAGAGGAATATCGACATAACCGGATTGGAGAAAAAAAGGGGGAAGACCTTCAGGTGGAAGGCGAAATACCGTTATGACATGAACTATGCCGAGACGCTCGATACGCGGCTTGGCGTTTTTGATGATTTCAGGCCGGTGATACCCAAGAATGTCAGCTCAAAGTGCAATCTTTTACTTGCGAATATCGATCCTGAATTGCAGAGCTACATCTTTCACCAGATAAATCCCACGGGTTTGGTGGCGTGTGATACTATGAATCTCTGGATCGAGAACAGCAGAAAGTCTTTGCTGAAACTGCTCGGAAAAGTGGACCTTTTCCTTTTGAACGATGCTGAAGCGCGTCAGATCTCAGGTGAGACCAATCTGATTGAAGCTGCCAGGTTCATAGCCTCCAAAGGCACGAAGATGATCGTTATCAAAAAAGGTGAACACGGGGCGCTTTTCTTTTCAGAGGGGCTTCGCTTTATGGTCCCCGCATATCTTCTGGAGACGATCAAGGACCCGACAGGCGCAGGCGATACCTTTGCAGGTGGGATGCTGGGTTATATATCCAAGCATTCCAGAATCACCGATAAGGTCTTGAGAAGGGCACTTGTATATGGTAGTATAATGGCATCTTTCGCGGTTGAAAGATTTTCCGCTGACGGTCTTTTGAAGACCAAGCCCGCTGACGTGCAGCGCAGGATAAGACACTTTGAAAAATTGACCAGGTTTTAG
- a CDS encoding small basic protein: MSQHPSLKGGKGEGAFRSVLKRYEKIKELSDKDKWDEEKDSIYGLPKVKRIKFKVKKAKGPAEEKPEEAEAAAAEGVPAPGAAAEKGAGEKKPQAEAKKEEKK; encoded by the coding sequence ATGTCACAACATCCAAGTTTAAAAGGAGGCAAGGGCGAAGGTGCTTTTCGTTCCGTTCTGAAAAGATACGAAAAGATCAAAGAACTTTCCGATAAGGATAAGTGGGACGAGGAAAAGGACTCGATCTACGGCCTGCCAAAGGTAAAACGCATAAAGTTCAAGGTTAAAAAGGCCAAGGGGCCTGCCGAAGAAAAACCTGAAGAAGCCGAGGCCGCAGCAGCAGAAGGGGTGCCTGCTCCAGGTGCAGCTGCCGAAAAGGGTGCTGGCGAGAAGAAGCCCCAAGCCGAAGCAAAAAAAGAAGAGAAAAAATAA
- the rfaE2 gene encoding D-glycero-beta-D-manno-heptose 1-phosphate adenylyltransferase, whose translation MVDNSKIKTWDELISVIEHQRSSCRKIGFTNGCFDIIHLGHVRYLSEAKSLCDNLVVGVNSDASVKRIKGSSRPVNTEWVRMEVLAALECVDYVVMFEEDTPEELIKLVNPHVLIKGGDWKEEDIVGAGYVKKNGGSVKVIPYLEGFSTTNIIERMKELQDG comes from the coding sequence ATGGTGGATAATTCTAAGATCAAGACATGGGATGAACTTATATCCGTAATAGAACACCAAAGGTCTTCCTGCAGGAAAATCGGATTCACCAATGGCTGCTTTGATATAATCCATCTGGGTCATGTAAGATATCTCTCCGAGGCCAAGTCGCTCTGCGACAATCTGGTTGTGGGCGTAAACAGCGATGCGTCCGTCAAGCGCATAAAAGGATCCTCCAGGCCCGTTAACACTGAGTGGGTACGGATGGAGGTCCTTGCGGCACTTGAGTGCGTGGACTATGTTGTCATGTTCGAGGAGGATACTCCGGAAGAGCTTATAAAGTTGGTAAATCCCCATGTCCTCATAAAGGGTGGTGACTGGAAAGAGGAGGACATAGTGGGAGCCGGTTACGTAAAAAAGAACGGGGGCTCGGTAAAGGTCATACCATACCTTGAAGGGTTTTCCACAACGAATATCATCGAAAGGATGAAAGAACTGCAGGATGGATAA
- a CDS encoding thioredoxin fold domain-containing protein, giving the protein MPTSGIFIYMNKNLFRTFLLSILVIMILASTAEALQWHRDLDRAIKKASASGKPVLVDFYTDWCGWCKKMDRDTYSNGAVQKEADNFICVKVDGSRHRGLVRKYNIKAYPTTLFLNGRGIPIERIRGYLPPDSMLTKMRAIRSRYKSSTKDKAPSSNGGYRLSGIIFSQDNAKAIINNEIAGVGDTVGGAKITEITQYSVTLSSDKGKVVLELE; this is encoded by the coding sequence ATGCCCACATCAGGTATATTCATTTATATGAATAAGAACTTATTTAGGACCTTTTTGTTATCTATTCTAGTGATTATGATTCTCGCCTCGACCGCAGAGGCTCTGCAGTGGCACAGAGATCTGGATAGAGCGATCAAAAAAGCGAGCGCGAGCGGTAAGCCCGTTCTTGTTGATTTTTATACCGATTGGTGCGGGTGGTGTAAGAAGATGGACAGGGATACTTATTCCAATGGAGCTGTTCAAAAGGAGGCAGATAATTTTATTTGCGTCAAGGTGGACGGCAGCAGGCATAGGGGCCTTGTAAGGAAATACAATATTAAAGCCTATCCGACCACGCTTTTTCTTAACGGCAGAGGTATTCCCATCGAAAGAATACGCGGATACCTTCCGCCGGATTCTATGCTTACGAAGATGAGAGCGATCAGGTCACGTTATAAATCATCTACAAAAGACAAGGCCCCCAGCTCTAACGGTGGATACAGGCTCTCCGGTATAATATTTTCACAGGATAATGCTAAAGCTATCATTAACAATGAGATAGCCGGTGTGGGCGATACGGTCGGGGGAGCGAAGATCACCGAGATAACCCAATATAGTGTGACTTTATCGAGTGATAAAGGCAAAGTCGTGCTCGAGCTTGAGTAG
- a CDS encoding YfcE family phosphodiesterase: MKIGVIADTHIPVSAKKLPPQVYENFKGCDLIIHAGDLVSLSVLTELEKIAETKAVRGNMDGHEVREKLPEKLFFEFAGKKIGVMHGRGPAMKVWQIVREAFGKKADIIIFGHSHNPRNERKGGVLLFNPGSPTDTVFSPYRSIGIIEIEGDDIRSEIIKIDG; the protein is encoded by the coding sequence ATGAAAATTGGCGTTATAGCCGACACACATATTCCCGTTTCCGCCAAAAAACTTCCCCCACAGGTTTATGAGAATTTCAAGGGATGCGACCTGATAATCCATGCGGGTGACCTTGTCAGCCTGTCAGTATTGACCGAACTTGAGAAAATTGCCGAGACAAAGGCCGTCAGAGGCAACATGGACGGGCATGAGGTGCGGGAGAAACTTCCCGAAAAATTATTTTTCGAGTTTGCCGGAAAGAAGATCGGTGTCATGCACGGCCGCGGTCCGGCTATGAAGGTGTGGCAGATAGTCAGGGAGGCTTTCGGCAAGAAGGCCGATATAATCATATTCGGACATTCCCATAATCCGCGCAACGAGAGAAAGGGCGGAGTTCTTCTGTTTAATCCCGGAAGCCCTACAGATACGGTCTTTTCCCCTTATCGTTCGATAGGCATAATAGAAATAGAAGGGGATGATATCCGTTCTGAGATAATCAAGATAGACGGTTGA
- the amaP gene encoding alkaline shock response membrane anchor protein AmaP codes for MNFFRRIGMLVFMVMMFCVGAVLITVSLNIVTPEQWSDMVAAVNDDITVRASVAAVGALFLLIGLVAPYRQSKSMKRSRVLSFQNPDGEVTVSLNAIEEYIHKVAKSIPGIKDVRSKVDISKKGIEIITDVTLSAGSNIPQVTEAIQMEVRDKVQGMLGIEEKVNVKMHIKKVMTKSGYPEDVAPSDAQEEAHIPFRE; via the coding sequence ATGAATTTTTTCAGAAGGATCGGAATGCTGGTATTCATGGTGATGATGTTTTGCGTCGGGGCGGTATTGATAACGGTCTCCCTGAACATAGTGACCCCAGAGCAATGGTCCGATATGGTGGCCGCGGTCAACGATGACATTACTGTCCGGGCTTCGGTAGCTGCGGTGGGCGCGCTTTTTTTGCTTATAGGTCTTGTGGCGCCATATCGCCAGTCGAAATCAATGAAAAGAAGCCGCGTGCTTTCGTTCCAGAACCCTGACGGCGAGGTCACGGTTTCTCTGAACGCCATTGAAGAATACATTCATAAGGTGGCCAAAAGCATTCCCGGGATAAAGGATGTGCGCTCAAAGGTAGATATAAGCAAGAAAGGTATTGAGATAATAACCGATGTAACTCTTTCGGCGGGGTCGAACATACCCCAGGTGACCGAGGCGATACAGATGGAGGTGCGTGACAAGGTGCAGGGTATGCTCGGCATAGAAGAGAAGGTAAATGTTAAGATGCATATCAAGAAAGTGATGACAAAATCCGGTTATCCGGAAGATGTAGCGCCTTCCGATGCGCAGGAAGAAGCCCACATACCCTTCAGAGAATAG
- a CDS encoding HD domain-containing protein, producing the protein MEKLFDKLKENWDLRREIDAFTKYLKNPVWTILPLFSGGVNELKNTELGKSVKSCVKNTRTLQKELNNILKVIKKSKKDMSLEKFRYGKMHGVCYPLMAEEEVIGFIILAGLKKPMPKDLQVIFTSFTDAVIRESQKEIELEEINKTIRPRAVALSTVHTVHRLMSSTLDINELLPRIARLSLQVIRSNRCSIKLVDRKRKVLLPVATVDLRKEKTKLKKVVIGKYAPGKAVKQCMSVRSARYLATPMIDEDVVGVITLYDKLDGKEFSAFDEEIMKTLAEQAAIAIKNAQLFREQEDLTMSSIRCIAHLMESRPHGTHRAEGSFLKLINIIGRKYNMNELEIKLLQYAAMLHDAGQISIPEKVLMKRGELTGKELDIIKKHPSRGANILSKFKPLKPIVPIILYHHENYDGSGYPKGLKGEEIPLAARILAVVSAFEAMITKKPYRRALSISAAVKEVKRNAGTQFDPGIVEVFCDAVKRKDVKKLLKKELGKS; encoded by the coding sequence ATGGAAAAATTGTTCGATAAGTTGAAAGAGAACTGGGATCTTAGGCGGGAGATCGACGCATTCACCAAGTACCTAAAGAATCCCGTATGGACGATCCTGCCACTTTTTTCCGGTGGCGTCAACGAGCTTAAGAACACCGAACTGGGCAAAAGCGTGAAAAGCTGCGTGAAAAACACTAGGACGCTTCAAAAAGAACTTAATAACATACTCAAGGTCATAAAAAAGTCAAAAAAAGACATGTCCCTTGAGAAGTTCAGATACGGAAAGATGCACGGGGTCTGTTATCCTCTTATGGCAGAAGAGGAGGTGATAGGCTTTATAATCCTTGCGGGTCTCAAAAAGCCGATGCCAAAGGACCTTCAGGTCATATTCACGTCCTTCACCGACGCGGTTATAAGAGAGAGTCAGAAGGAGATAGAGCTGGAAGAGATCAACAAGACCATAAGGCCAAGAGCCGTGGCTTTGTCAACGGTGCACACGGTACACAGGTTAATGTCCTCGACGCTTGATATCAACGAGCTGTTGCCGAGGATAGCCAGGCTTTCCCTGCAGGTGATCAGGTCTAACCGTTGTTCGATAAAACTGGTGGACAGGAAGAGGAAGGTGCTTTTGCCGGTGGCCACGGTGGACCTGCGCAAGGAAAAGACAAAGCTGAAGAAGGTGGTGATAGGCAAATACGCCCCCGGTAAAGCTGTCAAGCAGTGTATGTCCGTCCGGTCTGCGCGCTATCTGGCCACGCCCATGATAGACGAGGATGTTGTCGGTGTCATAACTCTTTATGACAAGCTCGATGGCAAGGAGTTCAGTGCTTTTGACGAAGAGATAATGAAGACCCTGGCCGAACAGGCGGCGATAGCCATTAAGAACGCTCAGCTTTTTCGTGAACAGGAAGACCTTACCATGAGCAGCATAAGGTGTATCGCTCATCTTATGGAATCCCGTCCGCATGGGACACATCGAGCCGAAGGGTCTTTCCTGAAACTGATCAATATCATCGGGCGCAAATATAACATGAACGAACTGGAAATTAAGCTTTTGCAATACGCGGCTATGCTGCATGACGCCGGCCAGATAAGTATTCCTGAAAAGGTGCTCATGAAAAGGGGAGAGTTGACGGGCAAGGAACTTGATATTATCAAGAAACATCCTTCTAGAGGTGCGAACATCCTCTCAAAGTTCAAGCCCTTGAAGCCGATCGTTCCGATCATTCTTTACCACCATGAGAATTATGACGGAAGCGGTTATCCTAAAGGCTTAAAGGGTGAGGAAATACCCCTGGCGGCACGTATACTTGCCGTTGTCAGCGCTTTTGAAGCGATGATAACGAAAAAGCCCTATCGAAGGGCCCTTTCGATAAGCGCTGCAGTCAAGGAAGTAAAACGCAACGCCGGCACGCAGTTCGATCCCGGGATAGTCGAGGTCTTTTGCGATGCTGTAAAACGCAAAGACGTCAAGAAGTTGCTGAAGAAAGAACTGGGAAAATCATAA
- a CDS encoding deoxyguanosinetriphosphate triphosphohydrolase translates to MTDTILTREKIEEKEHDWLASYAMKSSASGGRQYKEKEHPYRTVYQRDKDRIIYSTAFRRLEYKTQVFVNHEGDYYRTRLTHTLEVAQIARTFARSLRLNEDLVEAIALAHDLGHTPFGHAGEDTLNEILKEHGGFDHNTHGLRVVDELEKRYPEFPGLNLTQEVRRGIMRHSTPYDTYRSGQVNIEGPWLLEIQVVDIADEIAYDNHDLDDGLKSGLLSEEDMAGLALWEEAVSSVRKYGKGLDEQTERSQIVRHLINLQVSDAVKSTMERIRSLGIKSVEDIDGQKKKIVDFSPEVSVNRAPFREVLLNKLYRNYRVVRMSNKASRFLKALFHAYNDNPQQLPPQAQEKIEKIGKYQVIRDYMAGMTDRYALDQYKKFFEPYERV, encoded by the coding sequence ATGACTGATACTATTCTGACCCGAGAAAAAATAGAAGAAAAAGAGCACGATTGGCTCGCTTCCTACGCGATGAAAAGTTCCGCATCCGGGGGCCGCCAATATAAAGAGAAAGAACACCCCTACCGCACGGTCTACCAGAGGGACAAGGACAGGATCATTTACTCGACCGCGTTCCGCAGGCTCGAATACAAGACACAGGTTTTCGTTAACCACGAGGGAGATTATTACAGGACACGTCTTACGCATACTCTGGAAGTAGCTCAGATCGCAAGGACGTTCGCGCGAAGCTTGCGCCTGAACGAAGATCTTGTTGAGGCCATTGCCCTGGCGCATGATCTGGGGCACACACCTTTCGGACATGCGGGTGAAGATACCCTTAACGAGATTCTCAAGGAACACGGGGGTTTCGATCACAATACGCACGGTTTGCGCGTGGTGGATGAGCTGGAGAAGAGATATCCGGAATTTCCGGGATTGAATCTGACCCAGGAAGTCCGCAGGGGCATTATGCGACATTCCACTCCTTATGACACTTATAGATCCGGCCAGGTCAACATCGAAGGTCCATGGCTCCTTGAGATACAGGTGGTCGACATAGCTGATGAAATAGCGTACGACAACCACGATCTTGATGACGGCCTCAAGAGCGGTCTTCTGAGCGAAGAGGATATGGCTGGATTGGCTCTTTGGGAAGAGGCTGTTTCCTCGGTCAGAAAATACGGAAAAGGCCTTGATGAACAGACTGAAAGATCGCAGATAGTAAGACACCTGATAAACCTGCAGGTTTCCGATGCGGTCAAAAGTACAATGGAGAGGATTCGATCTCTCGGGATAAAAAGCGTGGAAGACATCGACGGTCAGAAAAAGAAAATTGTTGATTTTTCTCCTGAGGTGTCGGTTAACAGGGCCCCTTTCCGCGAGGTCCTACTCAACAAGCTCTACAGGAATTACAGGGTGGTACGGATGTCCAACAAAGCCTCCCGTTTCCTTAAGGCCCTGTTCCATGCATACAATGACAATCCGCAGCAGCTCCCGCCGCAAGCGCAGGAGAAGATCGAAAAGATAGGCAAATATCAGGTTATCCGCGATTATATGGCCGGTATGACAGACAGGTACGCGCTGGATCAATACAAGAAATTTTTCGAGCCTTACGAAAGAGTGTGA
- a CDS encoding SIS domain-containing protein, whose product MIETAREIFNDSIQSKQRFISGEKNLQAVVSAANIITESIKKGGKVLVFGNGGSAADSQHLAAELVVRFEKERKAIPAVALTTDTSILTAVSNDYDFNRAFSRQVEALASDEDVVVAISTSGNSLNVLEGVKTSKSKELPVIVLAGKDGGKLAPLGDIAIIASSDNTARIQEIHVTVIHIICKLVEDAFA is encoded by the coding sequence ATGATAGAGACTGCAAGAGAGATATTCAATGACAGTATTCAGAGCAAACAGAGATTCATCTCCGGGGAGAAGAACCTCCAGGCGGTGGTCTCGGCGGCCAATATCATCACAGAAAGCATCAAAAAAGGCGGAAAAGTCCTTGTTTTCGGTAATGGGGGCAGTGCTGCTGACAGCCAGCATCTTGCCGCTGAGCTTGTGGTGAGGTTCGAGAAAGAAAGAAAAGCCATTCCGGCTGTGGCTCTCACCACTGATACCTCAATATTGACAGCAGTTTCCAACGATTACGATTTTAACAGGGCGTTCAGCCGACAGGTCGAGGCTCTTGCTTCAGATGAAGATGTTGTAGTTGCCATTTCGACCAGCGGCAACTCTCTTAACGTGCTGGAAGGGGTTAAAACCTCTAAATCCAAGGAATTGCCGGTCATCGTGCTTGCGGGAAAGGACGGAGGCAAGCTCGCACCGTTAGGGGATATTGCGATAATAGCTTCCTCCGACAATACTGCCCGGATCCAGGAGATCCACGTGACTGTCATTCATATCATCTGTAAACTTGTCGAAGACGCTTTCGCCTGA